In Syngnathoides biaculeatus isolate LvHL_M chromosome 8, ASM1980259v1, whole genome shotgun sequence, the genomic stretch TCGACGCTCCTAGAGAGGGAAGGAGGAACGGGAGCGATATTAACAATCATTTCCAGTTGTCGTGCTCGTTAGTGCACGTGGTCATGGTTAAGAATTACGGGCGAGCGTAGCATTTGCATCAATTGCATGATACATGGTGCAcaactgttttgttttactaGATTTACTTGAGATGTGTCTGTGCTGTGGTCTTTATCCGTGTAGCACTTTTGTGTTTGCTGTAAGGTAAGAGCGATCACAATGCTTTGACATGTACATTGCGCGTACatgtatacagttttttttttttttttacactggattatttctattcattttacgTATGCTCTAATCTTTGACATGGGCAAAAGTGCAGTCCTCACCCTCATGCGGACTTTTCTCTGCTCGACTGAGAGTGGCTGCAACCGGTGTGGGGGGCGCAGCGGTGGGCGAGTAGAATGAAGGCGAGCGCTTGAGCTTCTTGGCCTGCAGTTGCGTGTCTATGCGCAGGCCTTTCAGCGCCTCGGTGGAGAGGTTTCGCTTAAGGACTGAAGCCTTTTTGTAACCGTCATAGAGCGCGAATGCTATATTCCTGTTGATGGTGGTCCACGAGGCGCGCAGGTCCACCAGGCGCAGCTTGTGAGTGTATGTGGCGTTGGTCTCGTCCTTCGGGGTCACTTCCTGTCAGGAACAAAACACgtcacgaacacacacacacaccggcgCTGAGAGCGGCCAACGGATTTACTGAATCACCTCTTCCACGCGGTTGCTCTGTCGCTGGTAGCTCAGGGAGGACAAGCTGAGCAGGTGGGTCTTGTTGACCTGAGCGTTGATCTGGTGATCGGCAGTCTCGTCCCACGTGGAGGCCATCAGGTGCACGGTCACCTCCGACAGCTCACTCACCATTTGAGTCACGTTCCATTCGGAGATGAGCCTTCTCATCACGGTGCCGGCTGTTTGATTTCAGcagacgtgcacacacacatatatatatatatatatatatatatatatatatatatacatatacacataaaaaaaaaaaaaagaaatgccatTTTCAAGACTTTCTCCTTGCGTGCCTGCATGTGTGATCTGATTCTCTGTGTATTGTGTTGCGTGCATCCCAAGTATACAGCGGAGGGGAAGGCTCTGTACACACATCAGgtggtttttgtcctgattTAGCCTCTTCCGGACCATTGATGTCAAATGCCAATGTTGGAAGAGTATCCTATTAAAATATGTTTAGGAGTGGCATTTTACCAGGAAATGGGTCGTGGGTGATACATTTAAAGTTCAATAGTTACATAGGGTAAATCCATACTGCAGAATATGTATGTACATAATATTTGCTTAATGTCTGTGTGTATAAGGGGGGGAAGCAGACTATTTTCCAGCCTTGAATCAGTGAACTGTGACATGGAGCAGAATATAGCAATCATAGAAGCAGCCGAGAGTGACAAAGACATATATAAAAAcacatgttttcttttctttgcttcTTGATAGAAGTTAATTACCCAGATGGGGAAAAGTATTTTCCAAAGCAAGTTGTCCCCCCCCTTTCTGAAATCACCATTTTACAACGATCCCACCTCCGCCAACCTTTGGAAACACTCAGGGAAGATTGGTACAAACCTGGAATGGTTTCTTCTGTTATGCCTTTGCTAGCTCAAGTGAGATTTCTGTCCTGGGGGACTTGTTTGTTGATTGGTGGTGGGAACACAATCTTTTGTTTGTGGATTTACGTGATGGGATTATTGGAGCACAAGACACACGACATGACCAAAACTGTTACatgcttgatttttttcatctgtatgGATGACAAAATCTTGATTTCAACATCCCTGCTACATTGGTGAGAATAAGGAGAggggaaaatgaatggagggaTAATTTTAAGATTTGATGAATCTCTCTGTGCACCAGGCTTTATGAATTGGACTTCTGAGGGATTCCAATcagtaaaatgcaaaaaaatgtttccattcaATTAGAAAACGAAATTCAAATACCTTGCGGAATCAGCCTTTGAGCCCCTCGGGTGAAGATGTGGCCTTTGCTACACTCAAGTTGGATCCCTCTCTGCTGTGCAAATGACGCCCAATAGTGCACctgacacacaaatgcacacgcaAGGATTCAGTTGACAAGGATGACAGTTTGGGGAATTCAAAATAGTTCCCAGGTGTTTTTGACACAACGTCACATAACACAATATTCCACCAAAGAGCAACAATTATTGGATCTGCTCTGCTCACACAATCAAGGGACCAACTGAGAGTGGGGTCAAGATTATGTAAAATTAGCCACACCCTGTTTTGTCACAATTCGGGACAATTCACAACTGCTCACTCAGAAGACATCTTCAGAAATATgcaggtcacacacacacacaaaaaaaacttggctGTTTAATTTCTCACTTAATTGAGGGGCATTAAACTACTGTTTTACAACCAATCAAAATAAGATCTCCACAAGAGGTCCCCGAGTTGGAAATGTATGCTTCatatatacaaaatattacTTCTACTCTTATTCTGTCAGGAAAAAATATGCCAAAAGATCTTCTTCGTATGTTTGCGTACATACTGTAACGAAAGTAACACAAGCAACGCTTACTTGTAGTTGCGGGAAGGCGGCCGTGTAGGAAATCTGCTTGTAATGTTGACCCAGCTTCTTGCGCACGGGCCTGAGGCTGTGGAAGAGATTTCCCCTGCAGATGGGCCGAGATACGCTGGTCCACGTGGCCCAGAAGTTCTGCATCCAGCGCAGAGTGCTGCTGTACAGCAAGATTCTCGGCTGGGATGATTCTGAAAAAGGAGACCCAGACAAACAATGCAGGGATGGTTCTAAGGTGGggctcgctctctcgctctctctctcgctcgctcgctcgcccggtcactcactcactcactcactcactctctcacacacacacacacaccaaggcCACAGTGCTGGTTAAGGTCCATGGTGACGGACAGGTTTAGATTCTCCGAGCGAAACGCTCTGTAGGAGTCGTGAGGCTGTGCTGAGGTCAAATCTGCGACGTTCTCTGAAGAGCAGAGCGTGACGGCGTGGTGATCGTGAGGGTTGCCGTGGCAGAGCCATTGTAGGTCAAGGGTCATGCACAAATTGGGCAGGTGCAGGAAGCAGATGTCGTCATACCTGAGATGAAGACAAGAAAGTCATATAAAGTACAGGGAACCCCAGTGGAGGATTCACACTCAagcacactgtaaaaaaaagcacacacacacacacacacacgctatcGTCCTTCAAGTTATATCAAAGGCAAAAGCTAAATATATCTTCAGCGTTGTTAAGATTCTGGTAACAGGCAAGTACACGATTGTTTAGCCAAGATGTCGGCACAGCGGTGCGGGGTATTTGCATCTAGCTCAACCTGCCTTGAAATgtagattttctttcttttttttgtcattccaaTTGAATTCGTACTGATTGAAGATCTTTTGGCAACTGATTACgtttaaagaagaagattattttTAGCCCCTTATTAAAACAACAACCTGATCAAAAGTTACAAGTACAGTGGTAGCTCTACTTATGAACATCTCTGGTAACgacaaattcaggttacaaaatgcctccttgtaaaaatattgtctctagttacgaaggaaattcaggatacgaaaatGAATTTAAGACCCCTACaatcatgaaaatacagtaaatttaaaaaaaaaaaaaaaaaaaacaactttgggaCCAAAACTAGCGAATATGCGGTGCTGTGAATGGTGGACCGCGAATGGCGAgcggggggcaaaaaaaaaaaaagtctgatgttTTCTTGAAGTTGAGATCGACTCCAAGTAATCATACTCACTTTGATGCCGTCCTGACGTTGACATTCAAATCTCCTTGAAATACAAACTGGTCGGGGTTCCAGTTGAAATTGAGCTTGCTCCACTCCCAGTGCAAATTCTCTGTGGTGTTGTAAGGGTCCTGCACCAACGCAAAGTTAAATTAGATGAGCTGGAAGGATGGGAGGAAAGTCAATCTGTTCAACCTTCTGTGATGTTTCCATTTATCAGAAACAGGAATAATGTTactgggtcaatttgacccattTTCCACAAGTGACAGAAGAAGCAGGGCGcggtgcatgctgggatatatTCTGTATCTTTACCTCCGTGGCAAGCTGGTGCAGATTGGCCTGGTCAATATCCATGACCCAGCGACCGTGTAGCAAGAGGCGACTTTTGTCCCACCAAGTGAGCAGAGGCGAGGGGTCTGCTGTCATTTTGGTGAGCAGGTCAACCGACTGGCCAATCAGAGTCCAGGCCGGGTCCCAACACGGTCCCCAGACGATCGTGTAGAGGCAAATATTGGCTGCAGAAACAGAAGTCGGCAGATTCAGTCTTCTGTAACACGGGCTGCATGCATACCGATTGACATCTTACAGCTTGGTTGTTAAAGTGtgacaagaaaacaaaatatccaCTCTTATCACAGCCCACAACACAAACATTGTCAACAGACATCAGGAAATTCACCCCACAACAGATGTTGATCTATTTAGAGACATTTGAAAATCTGCCCTCCCATGACTTTGATCGCAGGGAAGGGGAACTGCTGAAATttacctggattttttttttttttttttttttttacgtgtgtgtgtatcctgTTTATGTTACATGCAGAACAGGGGGAATATTGTGAGACCACAAGAACTGACATTTAAAGTCGTAGTAGAACTTGAGAGGTGGAATATTCCTGTACACCGTCATGTTTCCCCACGGTGGGCCAAGTAGAACCGTTTCTTTGCGCTGAGCCCTGGCCTGTCCGTCCTGCTCCGTCCCGATGAGGCGTCCTGACAGCGACCAGTCACGAATTTCAAACAGGTATCGTGGGTAGTCCCGTATTCTCACTGGACAAATAGAAACAAGTTTAATTATGAGCTACTGAATTCGTAATTCGTTCTGATTTGGTGAAACTAATACTGGAAGTACTAatgcatgtaattttttttttttttaccccaattgaagtggattttttgttttttttctgggaggcTTTTTTACTTTAACgccccacatttgaaaaaaaaaaaaaaaaaaaagatcaagtaTCTGTCAAAATTGACTTTACTTTCTTAACCTATGTGTTAATAAGTTTGACTACATTTCAGAGTAAGTACAGAACATGAATCAATAATTcgacttcacttttttttttgtacttctcaATGAGTTTTGCCGCCTCTAGGAACTAACCCAAAAACGAAGCCAGTTGGAACTTGACAGCGCGGCACCACTGGACAACCAAGGGGAGCCCCTCCCTGGGGAAGGGGCTGATCCTATCGATGTCCCTCAGCTGCTCTCGCACCCTCTCCGGGCCATGAAATGACTGGTCGGCCAGGACCACCAGCTCCAGGTCTGAAACGGTCCACGTCAAGAGCGACTTCCTCATGGGCGTGTTGGAGTAGAGGCGTCGCGAACGCTGGATGTAGATCTCGATGTGTTTCTTTTCCAACGAGCTGTAGAGCTCCTCGATCTTCCTGGCGGGCAGAAGCTCGCCGTGCTGCTTGCGCAGATCGGCCAGCTTCTTGTCCAGGAGCTGCAGACGCTTGGCGCTCTCCTTGCTCTCGTCCTTCATCAACTCGTAGTTGTCGCGCAGTTTGATTTCAAAGATATCgtccaggaaaacaaaggaaaactGATTGATTTTGAAGATGAGGTCCGGCGGCGGAAGCTGCCCGGCAGAGGAAGGAGGGCCCGACGGGCGGTGCAGGCTCTTCAACCACTTCTGCACGCTGATGGCCTTGTCAAAGGTGTCGGAGAAGTTGTACTGGTAAGGAAACTCCACGGAGAGCAGTGGGCAGGTGAAAAGCCACACACGATTGTGAGGCGTGGCGAGGGAGGGAAAGCTATTCCTGTGCAGCTGCATCTCTGGCAGCTCACAGTGCGACTCCGCGTTCAAGCCCTTAACGGAGACGATATCGTGGCCGTCGAAGTTGACCACCAGGCCAGGCGAGCGCACGTGCAATGAACCGGCATGCTTGGAGAGGGACAGCGCTTCGATGCGGAGGAGAATGTAGTTGCGCTCCCCCACGTGGGCCGTCACACGAGCCCCGCCGAGCTCCAGCACCACGCTCAGTCCTCTTTGGTCGCCTTCGTACGTGTCTCGTTTTTTGCCGCAGAGCAGATGCCGCCATTCCAGTGCTTCCGTCACATGCTGGTACAGGAACATGTGGTCCAGAGGCTTCCATACGACGGCCAGGTCTTCTTCACACTGAACCTGAGAGAAAAAGACTTGTTACGCCCAACACGGATGTCAGAGTCATGTGATGTCATTATGTCTTCAAgcaaacattttgcatttttctcccCACCCGTATATTTTTTGGGCGAACTCCAGGGCTTTGACGAACTTTGACATTGGAATTTGTCCAACTGACCCCCAAATGATTTATTCACAGCAAAATAATGTAACTTTCTTCATCAACTCACGTCAGCAATATTCATTGTATTGACATTCCACTAGCTGCGAGGGCGTGTTTATCACAtaattactctttttttttgtatttaattagtaattatCATTTTATACTTGAAAGTACATTATGACAATTACCTTTTTCAGTTTCATAgctcattttacacttgaggcTATGTGAGTGACGGGGTACAAATCAcggaaacaatgagtccctgcaagttatgtgttcaaataaagtgctgaacttgagaaaaataaagtcTCCTTGACACAACAGCGAAGTGTCAAACAATTTCACTGAACCGGACTCGTTCTTTTAAGGACGTACGTAAGCAACTAAAGTAAAGTAAGCTGAAGCACCAGCCCGCACGCTGCCCCCCTCCTATTGAGTAGCAGTTTTGCTAATCATTTCTTGATTTTGAGCAAAATTTCTAACTCTGATGAGGAACTGCAAGGACTTCCCAAAACAATGACAGTATGACAATATAATGGGGAGTTGAATGTAGAGGTGCAGCTAACAAATATTTCAGTACTCGAGCAGCGTACTGAAAATTAGatcaaataattaattatttggATAAACTATATATTTTGGCGGGTTAATCTGACTTCAGCAAAAGCGtcctctgtttgtttgtttccattttacTCTTCTTCCTCTGTGGCCACATAATTGACTAAAAGTTTCGTCACTTCCAGATCATCCGATTGGTCACATGTCACACGGCGACTACACTGAGCAAAAAACAAAGTGAATGTACTGTTATGGTCGTGTTATACTGTCCTTGTCAAGGTTGAAAACAAATAACACGTGCTCATAGTTAAATGAGACACTGTACATGCACCATGATTTTTGCATCCCTGATCATTTTTCTGCGACTAGGACAGAGGACGCATGTCAAACGAGATCTCGtttgattttaatttgatttaaatgaaatgatttctCAATATAATTTATCTGAATGGGAAACGTTGCGGAAAAATCTTTTGAGCATAACATTACATCACAGATGCATGAAACAAGCGGGACTACCTGCAGCGTGCGGGTGCTCAGGTGGTAGCAGAGCGCCACGGTAGTGAGCCCGACAACGGGTTTGTCGATCTGAGCGGCGGGACAGCACATCTCCATGTTCTCTGTGAGCATCTTGACGGCGGAGAAGCCAACACCCTGCAGAGACACCCGGGAGCTCTCAGCTGAGCTCATCACTCTGACCGTATCCATTCGCAGGGACAGAGCTCCTAAATGGACAGTAAACATTCACTTCATTCAAATGAGAATACAAGGCGAAGACGCTTTGAAGAAAACCTACCTGCTAAATTAGAGACTGTGAAAAAATTAACATCCTCCAAATGGAAGTCCAATTTGAAAAGCAgaggcgaggaggaggaggaggtggtacaGGCACTACGGGGAGCCAGCGAGGGCTCATCTGAAAGCCTCTCTTTATCCGCAGCGTAGACAAAAGACAGCAAACGAGACAAACACAGCGCGCAGGTCTCAGACAGCTCCACTTGGAGTCCCTTCAGGCTGGACTCCACACTTAGAGACGGAGGGCTGCCGTTCAAGTCGCTGCTGCCTCGATTCCAGCTCCCCTTGATTGACACGAGAGTTATGATGAAGTCAACAATCCAACCACGATTTGACTTTCTTGGATTTTTCTTACCTGAAGACCGAGGGAGTCCAGAATGAGTGCTTCACCCCACACGTGTTTGCCGGGAGGATGAGGGGCTTGTTGGATATGAGAGCCCTGGCCCACTCTCCACCAGAAATTGTCCAGATTTAGCGAGGCCCGCCGGTGGACGTTGAGGGACTCCGGCCCATCTTGGTCGACCTTCATGTCCGGAAGATGCTGGAGCTCTGCGCGTGTACATCATTGCGAGAAAGCCAAAATGCTTGACGAAAATGGTGAATCAGGTCCGCagtaaacagaaaataaaaggttttaggaaaattaaaatcaatattatttaaaaattgtaaaaataaaacaacatttaaaaattgattaaaaaaaaaaaagtaatagcaTAATAGTTACAATTATGTATATagtacacacacatactcaaataaaaacaaattgtacCTCTtgaaaaataagcaaaaatatcaattaaaaaaaaaaaaaatgtatctttcgTGTTGGATTCTTTCCATAATATACACGTGCaaatccccttttttttccccctctgtatTACAGCCACAACACGACATGACGTTAAGATTGCGCCGAACCTGCAATGGCAGACAGGAAGCCGAGGGTGAAGGGCGTGGCGTCGCCCAGCTGCACCGACACGTTGAAGTTGGACATGGATGTCGACATCATCACGGGGGCGTCCAGGTGGGGCAAGGCCCTGAGGAAGAGGACGGAggacgacaaaaaaaatctagcgGACTACGCATGATACACAGAATGGACACAAAGAAGATGGCTTATCAAAACTGTGGTTGAGGAAGtaattccatttttctttgcctttttcgACGTGACGCCGGCCTGCGCATGAGCTGTCGCCACGGTAGCAGACCGAGCCAGTGGGAGAACTCCTGGTGACGGTAGTGAACGATGCAAGTGTTGACGGCAAAGGAGCCGGAAATATCCATGGATGTGACCTACGACCAAAAGAAATACTGGAAGCTTCAAAACTTTCCAGGCTTTCCCGAGACAACCAAGAAAAGTTTTCCTTGCCTGCAGGGCCGTCTTCAGCGTGTTTACACAGAAGATTCTTTGCCTGCTTTGTGAGAGAAGAAGTCCATCTGCCcataacaaacaaaataaataaaagaacgTGACTTGTGAGCTCCTAGGCACTTCCCATGAAGATCGTCTGGGCACCGACCCTCCAGAAAGAGCTCCAGGCTGCTTTGTGGAAAGCTCAGCTCGGGAGTGAAGCTCTTGAGAGGAAGTTGCTCGCTGTCACGCGCGTAGCAAAGCCTTAAAGACTTCAGTGTCCAGTTGAGGTGTCTGCGCGAATCGGATCAGGGGTTGAGTTTCCTGTGCCAGATTCCACTAAACGAAATCAAAGTAACGACTCACCTTTTCTGGCTGTGCAAGGACAGGGTGATATTTGTGTTGTCTAATTCCACGTTGGCCTTGTGCGGGATGTAGCGGTGGAATTGCTCGATGGCTTCCGTTTGGATAAATTCCGTGTCCAAACActctaaacagaaaaatgatGGTCGTGCATTCATGAACTTTGGAATGACAATCTCTCTTCCCAACAGTTATGCATCATAAACACAACGCtgcagaaaagaaataaaagagtAGGAATAatccacgaaaaaaaaaaaggctatgcATGTGCGCAAAATAATATCAATTTGTCAAACCAGTTGATACCATAACAGAGCCTTGCAAAAATAGCAAAGGGCTGTAACGATAAGCAAAACTAATTTATTTGTACCGCGCATTTCAtacgtgattaaaagcatttgaacacaaagaaagaaaacatttaacacggaatttttaaaaatgaaaatcaaaagtacaattaaacagcatacagtgcaagaaatatcatttaaaaaatgaaaatctctcTAAATTTAAAgaagcatttgttttttaacctggatttgaaaacattcccacttggggccgACCTCGCctttgttggcaacttcttccatttgggTGCGGCATCATAGCTAAATGCtccttcgccatgtttgctttggactctgccctCCGCTATTTAACCCCAGTCAAAcaatttttataaataaaatccaTATTTCTATTCATGATtacaataaacaaatacatttatataattAATCACATAATACATTGAacatatgtatatttatttgatcTAATTTATCAATGTAGTAAATGAAGCAGACTGTCCCTGCGTTTTCTTCCACTTCAATCAATTTGGGGACGTCGTTTTTAGGGATGCCTTGATATGAACATCCCCGAAAATTGTAGTCGATTTTCTGAAGCAACGTATCTTCAATAGAGGCTGACTTTGCTTTTAAATGATGAAATTCCAACGTTAACTACACTTATTGGCTGGATGGAACTCTCGGAGCTGAAAGGCGTGTTTTCTGTTTGTGTCATTTCAAAAGCACTTTTGTCACCGTTGGACACAAACGTTTGTTGGTTTTTTCCCGCTTCTACTGTGGTTGTTGCCACTTCGTCTTCATGGTGGGGGCGACTCTAGGCATCGAAAATGGGaacgagtatttttttttttttttttttttaataggaacACTTCCGAGAGGACAGCAATCTTTGTCCCGGTTCCAATCagttcccgttttttttttttttaatgcccaaCACTATCTAGTTTGGACTTACCTTGCATTTGCTCACCAGACGGTTCTTGAGCGGCGCTCGGCGTCACCAGGAGCGGACTGACGAAGAGGCCTTCGTGGAGCTCGGCCAGCAGCGTCCTGACGCGCAGCGACAGCGAACCGGGCCTCATCTCGGGGAGGCTGACGTCGCCCGACAGCAGCAAGCCGCACGCCACCTCAGCCAGACAAATGTCCTACAAAATGGACACATCTGCCACACACTGAATAAGAATTCACTCCGAAAGGGGAACTCACCAGCTGGCTGCTTTTCAGAACTTTGCTCCTTAACTGCCCCACCGAAAAGTCCCACGCCAGCCTGTAAAGAGCACCGCGTCTGTCAACAGAAGAAAACCGAATCGGTTTGTGTAACCAACAAGTGGTCAGTTACCTTTTACTGTGGTGGTCCAGCAGCAACGTGATGCACGTGACGGTCATGTGCCAAAGCGACTCGGACAGCGCCATGTTTAGGACCATCACGTTGACCGAGCTGACGTGGAACGACAGCAGCTGCGTGGAACAGGATGGGAAATGAgctgctttttttccacttacttATCAATTACACTACTCGTAAAATGGGTATGTGGCTATGAAGCTTTTGTCAGGATGAACCTACAATGGATTATAAGATTGAACTaaatttgagctttttttttttttttttgcaaagcttGCTGTTCTCTAACAAAGGGTCAAACGGCAAAATTCACAACTGGCGAAGCCTTTTAGTACGGTGGCCTTTAAGTGcacaacaatacaacaaatTGTGAAACGCTAATATTTCAGCACACTGAAGATTTCCAAGAACGTACCACTCCTTGGGACCAAATTATACGTGGAACGT encodes the following:
- the LOC133505282 gene encoding bridge-like lipid transfer protein family member 2 isoform X2; this translates as MSLLLISFLTALLLAIVLSCIIFRCLVNTVAVRLFQTALNADLKIKSVGLFSIRGVTIKFHPHHTVESDRIWISSKLLNQDLPRYLALCVGETRVRFDLQAPLRPLTKTISHGDKTGKRSISATTLRFLSQLLSFHVSSVNVMVLNMALSESLWHMTVTCITLLLDHHSKRLAWDFSVGQLRSKVLKSSQLDICLAEVACGLLLSGDVSLPEMRPGSLSLRVRTLLAELHEGLFVSPLLVTPSAAQEPSGEQMQECLDTEFIQTEAIEQFHRYIPHKANVELDNTNITLSLHSQKRHLNWTLKSLRLCYARDSEQLPLKSFTPELSFPQSSLELFLEDGLLLSQSRQRIFCVNTLKTALQVTSMDISGSFAVNTCIVHYRHQEFSHWLGLLPWRQLMRRPASRRKRALPHLDAPVMMSTSMSNFNVSVQLGDATPFTLGFLSAIAELQHLPDMKVDQDGPESLNVHRRASLNLDNFWWRVGQGSHIQQAPHPPGKHVWGEALILDSLGLQGSWNRGSSDLNGSPPSLSVESSLKGLQVELSETCALCLSRLLSFVYAADKERLSDEPSLAPRSACTTSSSSSPLLFKLDFHLEDVNFFTVSNLAGALSLRMDTVRVMSSAESSRVSLQGVGFSAVKMLTENMEMCCPAAQIDKPVVGLTTVALCYHLSTRTLQVQCEEDLAVVWKPLDHMFLYQHVTEALEWRHLLCGKKRDTYEGDQRGLSVVLELGGARVTAHVGERNYILLRIEALSLSKHAGSLHVRSPGLVVNFDGHDIVSVKGLNAESHCELPEMQLHRNSFPSLATPHNRVWLFTCPLLSVEFPYQYNFSDTFDKAISVQKWLKSLHRPSGPPSSAGQLPPPDLIFKINQFSFVFLDDIFEIKLRDNYELMKDESKESAKRLQLLDKKLADLRKQHGELLPARKIEELYSSLEKKHIEIYIQRSRRLYSNTPMRKSLLTWTVSDLELVVLADQSFHGPERVREQLRDIDRISPFPREGLPLVVQWCRAVKFQLASFLVRIRDYPRYLFEIRDWSLSGRLIGTEQDGQARAQRKETVLLGPPWGNMTVYRNIPPLKFYYDFKSNICLYTIVWGPCWDPAWTLIGQSVDLLTKMTADPSPLLTWWDKSRLLLHGRWVMDIDQANLHQLATEDPYNTTENLHWEWSKLNFNWNPDQFVFQGDLNVNVRTASKYDDICFLHLPNLCMTLDLQWLCHGNPHDHHAVTLCSSENVADLTSAQPHDSYRAFRSENLNLSVTMDLNQHCGLESSQPRILLYSSTLRWMQNFWATWTSVSRPICRGNLFHSLRPVRKKLGQHYKQISYTAAFPQLQVHYWASFAQQRGIQLECSKGHIFTRGAQRLIPQAGTVMRRLISEWNVTQMVSELSEVTVHLMASTWDETADHQINAQVNKTHLLSLSSLSYQRQSNRVEEEVTPKDETNATYTHKLRLVDLRASWTTINRNIAFALYDGYKKASVLKRNLSTEALKGLRIDTQLQAKKLKRSPSFYSPTAAPPTPVAATLSRAEKSPHEGASMLQKLIEETDKFVVFSEEESGVSDQLCGIAACQTDDVYNRNWFIELVNCQMMLRGTETAGCVLVAAAKAQLLQCEHHPAWYNDTLKQKTTWTCLLDGMQYFATMEPNPSEQEDRQLWLEVKNIEEHRQRNLDSVLELMESGQAVGGMVSTTADWNQPAQVNETQQVQRIISRCSCRMHYISYSHDINPELATQIKPPELRNHCEKEDLLKKQAGAVDTFTLIHHDLEISTNPVQYAMILDIVNNLLLHVEPRRKEHSEKKQRVRFQLEISSNPEEQRSSILHLQEAVRQHLAQIRRVEKQIYSNNRTQSEELSIDELNDINTQLQNQLNQEKNDMQMKSEELNILIRCFKDFQLQRANKLELRKPPEDVSVARRTEIYFAQARWCLTEEDGQLGIAELELQRFMYSKLNKSDDTAEHLLELGWFTMNNLLPNAAYKVVLRPQSTCQSGRQFALRLFSKVRPPVGGISVKEHFEVNVVPLTIQLMYHFFKRMMGFFFPGRNVEEEEVTDEEDKFRLVTTGIPVKSRQSSEDSVGAVAPSKGLAQGMNRSAGVRRSFRKPLEHPVDDIDKMKERAAMNNSFIYIKIPQVPLCVSYKGEKSSVDWKDLNLVLPCLEYHNNTWTWLDFAMAVKRDSRKALVAQMIKEKLRLKPAGAGSDPRGKTSDGKADSGLQQQQEEDEKARLLIGLSAADKNSGKKSIFSRRK